The following are encoded together in the Drosophila takahashii strain IR98-3 E-12201 chromosome X, DtakHiC1v2, whole genome shotgun sequence genome:
- the MSBP gene encoding membrane-associated progesterone receptor component 1: MDSKIGADQAQNSVYDKEIGNNLTNDESSFLGNILREILYSPMNLALLAIICFLVYKIVRDRTEVPSVGVAKPSEPELPKIRRDFTVKELRQYDGNQPDGRVLVAVNGSVYDVSKGRRFYGPGGPYATFAGRDASRNLATFSVVSNDKDDYDDLSDLSAVEMDSVREWEMQFKEKYELVGKLLRKGEEPTNYDDDEDEENVNNDDADQTNSLRKQLPKSKTETDDSNQESHTLQGNNATINNAQDEPISTDC; encoded by the exons ATGGACTCCAAAATTGGTGCAGATCAGGCACAAAACTCTGTTTACGACAAGGAAATCGGAAATAATCTGACTAACGATGAATCCTCATTTCTGGGAAACATACTGCGCGAAATCCTGTACAGCCCCATGAACTTGGCTCTACTGGCTATAATATGCTTCTTGGTCTATAAAATTGTTCGGGATCGCACTGAAGTGCCCTCCGTGGGTGTTGCGAAGCCATCTGAACCGGAGTTACCCAAAATTCGCCGTGATTTCACCGTTAAAGAGCTGCGTCAGTACGATGGAAATCAGCCGGATGGTCGCGTTTTGGTTGCCGTAAATGGAAGCGTTTACGACGTTAGCAAAGGAAGGCGTTTTTATGGCCCAG GTGGACCCTATGCCACATTCGCAGGAAGGGATGCCTCTAGGAACTTGGCCACATTCAGCGTGGTTTCGAATGACAAAGATGATTACGACGACCTGAGCGATCTAAGTGCCGTGGAAATGGACTCTGTGCGAGAATGGGAAATGCAATTCAAGG AAAAATATGAACTGGTCGGCAAGCTTTTGCGCAAGGGCGAGGAACCAACCAACTATGACGACGATGAGGACGAGGAAAATGTCAACAATGATGATGCAGACCAAACCAACAGCTTGCGGAAACAACTACCCAAGTCGAAAACTGAGACTGATGACAGTAATCAAGAAAGCCACACTTTGCAAGGCAACAATGCAACCATAAACAACGCACAAGATGAACCAATTTCTACCGATTGTTAG
- the LOC108056677 gene encoding putative ribosome-binding factor A, mitochondrial, with translation MIATRVVRLQTLNNVYQRAFLRSKSTKNTKKDNVIRQGKIFSSLFGNRLKGSHSRWYPSPDASSTPGGSQHALKFGTPHSHSAPDNNRRMSVLNKVFMTNITDILATGSVADSIVGRGVQISYVKITSDFTRINVYWLGKDGRADDDELEEKLNRLSGRLQHELSQLHLMGEVPRIKFVRDKTSSGLYQVQEVLSKLDHQHKHPAPSSSPKSHSEPNEIDVESEWPEMRQDFLSFNQSSVMDKILGKMRKSKDAWVNHKLSVSKTGSPS, from the coding sequence ATGATAGCCACACGCGTTGTGAGGCTACAAACACTCAACAATGTGTACCAACGGGCGTTTTTACGGagtaaaagcacaaaaaacacCAAGAAAGACAACGTAATCCGGCAGGGCAAGATATTTAGCTCGTTGTTTGGAAATCGGCTGAAGGGCAGCCATAGCCGCTGGTACCCGTCGCCCGATGCCAGCAGCACACCGGGCGGTAGCCAGCACGCCCTGAAGTTCGGAACACCCCACTCGCACTCGGCGCCGGACAACAATCGGCGCATGTCCGTTCTGAACAAGGTCTTCATGACGAACATCACCGACATTTTGGCCACCGGCTCCGTGGCCGATTCCATCGTGGGCCGGGGTGTGCAAATCTCCTATGTGAAGATCACCAGCGACTTTACGCGCATCAATGTCTACTGGCTGGGCAAGGACGGAAGGGCCGACGACGATGAGCTCGAGGAGAAGCTGAATCGCCTGAGCGGCCGACTGCAGCACGAGCTATCGCAGCTGCACCTGATGGGCGAAGTGCCGCGCATAAAGTTTGTTCGCGACAAGACGAGCAGCGGTCTCTATCAGGTCCAGGAAGTTCTCTCCAAGCTCGATCATCAGCACAAGCACCCTGCGCCTAGTTCTAGTCCGAAAAGCCATTCAGAGCCAAATGAAATCGATGTGGAGAGTGAATGGCCGGAGATGCGCCAAGATTTCCTCAGTTTTAACCAAAGCTCAGTTATGGACAAGATTCTCGGCAAGATGCGCAAGTCCAAGGATGCCTGGGTTAACCATAAGCTAAGTGTTTCCAAGACTGGAAGCCCTTCTTGA